A segment of the uncultured Desulfobulbus sp. genome:
TACCACCCACCGGCAACACATCACCACGGAGGGTAATCTCACCGGTCATGGCCACATCCTGACGCACCGGGCGCCCAAGGATAACCGAAACCAAAGAGGAAACCATGGCTACTCCAGCCGAGGGACCATCTTTAGGAATAGCTCCTTCTGGAACATGGACATGCAGGTCAATGGTTGAAAAGATGTCCTCATCCACTCCAAGATCAGTCGCATGCGACTTGATGTAGGTCAGAGCAGCTGTTGCCGATTCCTTCATCACATCCCCCAGTTTACCTGTCAGGGTCAGCCCTCCACATCCCTTCATTTTCGAGGTCTCGATAAAAAGAATCTGTCCACCAACCGGTGTCCAGGCCAGTCCGGTTGCCAGACCAGGCCCCCAACTGCGCGCCTTCATCTCGGAGAAGAAACGCTGCGGCCCCAGAAAATCATAGAGACGCTCCGGTGTAACCACCATTTTTTCGCTACGACCACGAGCGATCTCCGCCGCTGTCCCTCGACAGATGGCGGCAATCTCGCGTTCCAGATTACGCACTCCAGCCTCACGGGTGTAGGAGCTGATCAAGGCCTCCAGGGTCTCGCTGGACATCTCCAGATCCCCCTCCTGCAGAGCATGGGCCTCCACCTGCTTGGGCAGCAAGTAACGGCTGGCAATGGCGACCTTCTCCTGCATGGTGTAGCCGGAAAGCTGAACAACCTCCATACGATCACGAAGCGGCCCAGGGATAGTGTCCAGAACGTTGGCCGTGGCGATAAACATCACCTTGGAGAGATCAAACTCAATATCCAGGTAATGGTCGGTAAAGGTGGAGTTCTGTTCCGGATCCAACACCTCCAACAGGGCAGAGGATGGGTCACCGCGAAAATCACTGCCCAGCTTATCGATCTCATCCAGCAAGAAAACCGGATTGTTGGAACCAGCCCGTTTGAGACTCTCGATGATCCGCCCAGGCAGAGCACCGATATAGGTTCGGCGATGCCCCCGAACCTCTGCCTCATCCCGCACGCCACCTAAAGCAATACGGACAAACTTACGGTTCATGGTCCGGGCTATGGACTGCCCCAGCGAGGTCTTGCCCACACCAGGAGGGCCAACAAAGCAAAGAATCGGGCCATGGATATCTTCTTTAAGCTTGCGTACCGCCAAAAATTCAAGGATCCGTTTTTTGATTTTCTGCAGCCCATAATGATCCTGATTGAGATCATCCTCTGCCTGGTTCAGATCCAGAGTATCCGTGGTGGACTCCATCCAAGGCAAATCAAGGATCCAGTCGATATAGTTTCGGGAAACCGAGTATTCCGGCGATGAAGGCGGTATCCGCTCCAGCCGGGTCAACTCTTTATCAACCACCTTT
Coding sequences within it:
- the lon gene encoding endopeptidase La codes for the protein MENEQQASQKKLDPSQLELPESLPIMPLHGFVFYPGMGFPLQVSSETSKKLIDDVLLGDRMMGMVPSNRPQVSDEDLLGPEDLYKVGVVGYLHKLNKAEDGSYQILVSGTKKFAVSEFFGSASYLQAKVAEVPMEVVEDKKIEALLFNIRAQFQKLVSGTELPQELVATVNTLTNPFYIAYLVSSQLNLKLEMEQELLEITPLEGLLHRVAQELTKRLETVEMSKELQASMKKDMDERQREFFLRQQLQAIRKELGEGDDDKVEVKELKDKVAEKQLTPQAKKVVDKELTRLERIPPSSPEYSVSRNYIDWILDLPWMESTTDTLDLNQAEDDLNQDHYGLQKIKKRILEFLAVRKLKEDIHGPILCFVGPPGVGKTSLGQSIARTMNRKFVRIALGGVRDEAEVRGHRRTYIGALPGRIIESLKRAGSNNPVFLLDEIDKLGSDFRGDPSSALLEVLDPEQNSTFTDHYLDIEFDLSKVMFIATANVLDTIPGPLRDRMEVVQLSGYTMQEKVAIASRYLLPKQVEAHALQEGDLEMSSETLEALISSYTREAGVRNLEREIAAICRGTAAEIARGRSEKMVVTPERLYDFLGPQRFFSEMKARSWGPGLATGLAWTPVGGQILFIETSKMKGCGGLTLTGKLGDVMKESATAALTYIKSHATDLGVDEDIFSTIDLHVHVPEGAIPKDGPSAGVAMVSSLVSVILGRPVRQDVAMTGEITLRGDVLPVGGIGEKVLAALRAGIRELALPPLNEKDVLEIPEDIREGVIFHYPHTIKEALEFVMEKAEAQG